One Pomacea canaliculata isolate SZHN2017 linkage group LG1, ASM307304v1, whole genome shotgun sequence genomic window, GAGTTGTTTCACAAGATCCAAAGAGGGTATGTGACCACAATTTTTAGCTAACATGCGAATGATAAACACACCATCATTACGGAGATAgttgaaaacaaatatcttgAAACGTGTCTTGTCACTGGAATTAGTAATGTCCAGTAGCTTTGCATACTGACCCATGAAACGTTCTGTACGCCCTGGTAGCACATTATCAGTGAACCACATTCCAAGGTTTATCACATTGGCTGCAAGCAGACCAATCATCCAAAACCACAAAAGCAGGTATATCTTCTCCAGAAAAAGATTCACTGACAGCACACACTGGACAGAAAATGTCTGGACATTGGCCATCTGTCGAATTTTGTAATCACACAAGCCTATTCTTGGGAATGTGACATGATCCTGCCATTTTCCTTTGTTGAAAAACTCTTGTGTTGCATTGACACCAAAGCTCCAGTAGTTGCAGTCCAAAAATgctgacaagaagaaaaactggcCAATGATATTACCAACATATAGAATCTTCACAAACATGTACAGGCCGGTGAGATATGTGCCAGTACGCTTTCCAAAGCAGAAAAATAGGCGTGAAAATTTCTCACGAAAATAAGTAATAACACTGAATCGGTACTGCTGGTAAGTTTGTAACCAGTGATGCATAAACACTGCAACATGGCTAAGTTTCTTTTCACGCTCTTCTTCAGGCATCACTGATGTTTCTTGTACCATGGCAACAATCTTTTCGACATTAAGGCCAGAATAGCCCTTCAGCTCACTCCAGATCAAATTGGGAAGCTTGAACAAGAGGGCTTGTATCAGAAACATCACTGTCACCCACCTACAACAggaaggcaaaataaaaattaacaaagtcTTAACACTTGCATACTCTAAGTTAAGGCTCAGCCATCACAGGCATTAAGGTCATCAACAAAATTTGGCTTCTAACTAAAAATGACTTTC contains:
- the LOC112567803 gene encoding innexin unc-9-like; translated protein: MAKLLGSLLLQFSDIGGQRIHDDDAVDQLNHWATVGLLMALALGTGAKQFVGTPIHCWLPAEYKHKMYQGYADSYCWINSMYYIPFNEAIPFSEEDRWEFDFNFYRWVTVMFLIQALLFKLPNLIWSELKGYSGLNVEKIVAMVQETSVMPEEEREKKLSHVAVFMHHWLQTYQQYRFSVITYFREKFSRLFFCFGKRTGTYLTGLYMFVKILYVGNIIGQFFFLSAFLDCNYWSFGVNATQEFFNKGKWQDHVTFPRIGLCDYKIRQMANVQTFSVQCVLSVNLFLEKIYLLLWFWMIGLLAANVINLGMWFTDNVLPGRTERFMGQYAKLLDITNSSDKTRFKIFVFNYLRNDGVFIIRMLAKNCGHIPSLDLVKQLWITFSKDLERRDRRHAQNGTPRMLPSAPGELEM